In the genome of Desulfovibrio desulfuricans, one region contains:
- the cbiD gene encoding cobalt-precorrin-5B (C(1))-methyltransferase CbiD, translating into MTSKLREGFTTGSAATGAALAALQLLRMGCAPAEVHVPLPPFDAEPQGRDSNIFTPRGWLQLPVANCAPGPAPELVAAWNAGTSARSDPPPQGIIRAAHASIIKDGGDDPDATSGARITATVVEHVAAQQHADLADLGSIIIKGGPGVGRVTLPGLPVPVGQAAVNPVPRQQITLALQAWERQRGNVPNGAQAGTQEGHTALTVFVSVPEGAQLAQKTFNPRLGIEGGISILGTQGTVRPFSHAAWKATIEQGLSVAAATGCRSICLTTGRRSERLLMERNPLLPARCFVQVADFAKFSLHAAGLLGFERIVWGCFFGKLVKLAQGHAYTHAQNATLDMQALAQMARAANATSAEAVGRCITAAHALELLLADKAGPRVLEQVARQAVRTAQNFAGCPVSLHLFHTDGRELLAL; encoded by the coding sequence ATGACCAGCAAGCTGCGCGAGGGCTTTACCACAGGCAGCGCCGCCACAGGGGCTGCCCTGGCGGCACTGCAGCTGCTGCGCATGGGCTGCGCGCCTGCGGAAGTGCACGTGCCCTTGCCCCCCTTTGACGCGGAGCCCCAAGGTCGCGACAGCAATATTTTTACCCCGCGCGGCTGGCTGCAGTTGCCAGTAGCAAACTGCGCCCCCGGCCCCGCGCCGGAACTGGTTGCGGCCTGGAACGCGGGCACGTCTGCCCGGTCCGACCCGCCGCCGCAGGGCATCATCCGGGCCGCCCACGCCAGCATCATCAAGGACGGCGGCGATGACCCCGATGCTACTTCAGGCGCGCGCATAACGGCCACCGTGGTTGAGCACGTCGCCGCGCAACAGCATGCAGACCTTGCAGACCTCGGCTCCATCATTATAAAGGGAGGGCCGGGGGTAGGCCGCGTTACCCTGCCGGGCTTGCCGGTGCCAGTGGGACAGGCGGCCGTCAACCCTGTGCCGAGGCAGCAGATCACCCTTGCCCTGCAGGCTTGGGAACGCCAACGCGGCAACGTCCCAAACGGCGCGCAGGCTGGAACGCAGGAGGGGCATACCGCCCTGACGGTATTTGTCAGCGTGCCCGAGGGCGCGCAGCTGGCGCAAAAGACCTTTAATCCCCGGCTGGGCATTGAGGGCGGCATTTCCATACTGGGAACGCAAGGCACGGTGCGGCCCTTCAGCCATGCCGCATGGAAGGCCACCATCGAGCAGGGGCTGTCTGTCGCCGCCGCCACCGGCTGCCGCAGCATCTGTCTGACCACGGGCAGGCGCTCCGAACGGCTGCTTATGGAGCGCAACCCCTTGCTGCCCGCTCGCTGTTTTGTGCAGGTTGCCGACTTTGCAAAATTTTCGCTGCACGCGGCGGGCCTGCTGGGCTTTGAACGCATTGTCTGGGGCTGTTTTTTTGGCAAACTGGTCAAGCTGGCCCAAGGCCATGCGTACACCCATGCCCAAAACGCCACGCTCGATATGCAGGCTCTTGCGCAGATGGCCAGGGCCGCAAACGCAACCAGCGCAGAGGCTGTGGGCCGCTGCATAACGGCGGCGCACGCGCTGGAGCTGCTGCTGGCCGATAAGGCCGGGCCGAGGGTGCTCGAGCAGGTGGCCCGTCAGGCCGTGCGCACGGCGCAAAATTTTGCGGGCTGCCCGGTGAGCCTGCACCTTTTTCACACTGACGGCAGGGAATTATTGGCGCTATGA
- the cbiE gene encoding precorrin-6y C5,15-methyltransferase (decarboxylating) subunit CbiE, whose amino-acid sequence MKQQVSLPGLAVPSHAHTTPTKDDAAAIPLLRAAEAGTGAPASNAAQQLGPADEATTQAAPTAQPEMAAPQDHTPAAAVAADNAAPIGMAEPAPQTGAYPAPDMRPDDNPSPQATAPATEYALHSSIADVAADAMTPQPAGPADFADFIDFSGPAYPADTSTAQSAGTAEQTPSAGPAHEADTTTLAEEADTVAPADDPASAPFTYAVPATAPLADAAAPPVATHAEPHAAAHAAVEETDTARTTAEAAPTPVGMAEQDDWPPMSEMLQSFFIFEPTTAAPHPITVMGLDCARPRGLAGLAEAQRRLAEEADVICAGRMLLEEFSGRSLMTDGPDAEGEQTSTGTPALKARLLPLSTPLEPLLTRLSQLRAAGERVLVLADGDPLLFGIGATLVRRLGPDAVRQLPAVSSLQQACARLSLPWHKVICLSLHGRDDLRPLNVACGKNAPLCILTDARMSPDVLARHLLDRGVDWFDAHIFERMGAEDEAVSHLSMADAAGREFGPACTMVLIPAAPARRPHLGLDADQLAVDRGLITKKPVRAAALALLRIEAGHVVWDIGSGSGAVALEASVLAHEGRVIAVERSAGRAMGIQENRRRFGAANVDVRLGQAPECLPGLPDPQRVFIGGGLSGDDGDDILGHVCLRLPVGGRVVVSCVLLDSFSLCRRFFEDMAWPVEVMQISAAEGKTLGGDVHLSAMNPVFLLAAQKPAPAPIQSGAQPEGR is encoded by the coding sequence ATGAAACAACAGGTCTCACTGCCCGGCTTGGCCGTGCCATCCCATGCGCACACCACCCCCACCAAGGATGACGCTGCGGCCATCCCCCTTTTGCGCGCGGCAGAAGCGGGCACGGGCGCACCTGCAAGCAACGCAGCCCAGCAGCTCGGCCCTGCAGACGAGGCCACGACGCAGGCAGCCCCTACGGCCCAGCCCGAAATGGCCGCACCGCAAGATCACACTCCGGCTGCCGCCGTGGCCGCTGACAATGCGGCCCCAATAGGCATGGCTGAACCCGCGCCGCAGACCGGCGCATATCCCGCCCCAGACATGCGCCCAGATGACAATCCGAGCCCGCAGGCAACCGCCCCGGCTACGGAATATGCCCTCCACTCGTCTATCGCTGACGTCGCCGCCGACGCCATGACGCCCCAGCCTGCCGGGCCCGCAGATTTTGCCGATTTTATCGACTTTTCCGGGCCGGCATACCCGGCTGACACCTCGACAGCCCAATCTGCGGGCACGGCTGAGCAGACGCCCTCGGCAGGCCCGGCGCACGAGGCAGATACGACAACATTGGCGGAAGAGGCCGACACCGTCGCGCCCGCCGATGACCCGGCATCCGCCCCCTTTACATACGCCGTCCCGGCAACAGCTCCGCTTGCAGACGCTGCCGCCCCCCCGGTCGCAACCCATGCTGAACCCCATGCCGCAGCACATGCCGCTGTTGAGGAAACGGACACGGCCAGAACAACTGCCGAGGCTGCCCCGACACCCGTCGGTATGGCCGAGCAGGACGACTGGCCGCCCATGTCTGAAATGCTCCAGTCGTTTTTTATTTTTGAGCCGACAACGGCAGCCCCCCACCCCATTACGGTCATGGGGCTCGACTGCGCCCGCCCGCGCGGTCTGGCAGGGCTTGCCGAAGCGCAGCGCCGCCTGGCGGAAGAGGCCGACGTCATCTGCGCCGGGCGCATGCTGCTTGAAGAATTTTCTGGCCGCAGCCTCATGACTGACGGCCCGGATGCCGAAGGGGAGCAGACCTCGACCGGAACCCCGGCCCTCAAGGCGCGTCTGCTGCCCCTGAGCACGCCGCTTGAGCCGCTGCTCACCCGGCTGAGCCAGTTGCGGGCCGCAGGCGAGCGCGTGCTTGTGCTGGCAGACGGCGACCCCCTGCTGTTCGGCATTGGGGCAACCCTGGTGCGCCGCCTCGGGCCGGATGCGGTGCGGCAGCTGCCCGCCGTCAGCTCGCTGCAGCAGGCCTGCGCGCGCCTTTCGCTGCCGTGGCACAAGGTTATCTGCCTCTCGCTGCACGGGCGCGACGACCTGCGCCCCCTCAACGTGGCCTGCGGCAAAAACGCGCCGCTCTGCATCCTTACCGACGCACGCATGTCGCCAGACGTGCTGGCCCGCCACCTGCTCGACCGTGGGGTGGACTGGTTTGACGCGCATATTTTTGAACGCATGGGCGCAGAGGACGAGGCTGTCAGCCATCTGAGCATGGCTGATGCCGCCGGGCGGGAGTTTGGCCCGGCCTGCACCATGGTGCTGATACCCGCCGCCCCGGCTCGCCGTCCGCACCTGGGGCTGGACGCCGACCAGCTGGCTGTTGATCGCGGTCTTATCACCAAAAAACCCGTGCGGGCGGCCGCCCTTGCCCTGCTGCGCATCGAGGCCGGGCATGTGGTGTGGGACATCGGCTCCGGCTCTGGAGCCGTGGCGCTGGAGGCCTCGGTACTGGCGCACGAAGGGCGCGTTATCGCGGTTGAGCGGTCCGCCGGTCGCGCCATGGGCATTCAGGAAAACCGCCGTCGTTTTGGCGCTGCCAATGTGGATGTGCGCCTGGGGCAAGCGCCAGAGTGCCTGCCAGGTCTGCCAGATCCGCAGCGGGTGTTTATCGGCGGCGGTCTTTCCGGCGATGACGGCGACGATATCCTCGGCCATGTGTGCCTGCGCCTGCCGGTGGGAGGCCGCGTTGTGGTCAGCTGCGTGCTGCTGGACAGCTTCAGCCTGTGCCGCCGCTTTTTTGAGGACATGGCCTGGCCGGTGGAAGTTATGCAGATATCCGCCGCCGAAGGCAAAACCCTGGGCGGCGACGTGCACCTTTCGGCCATGAACCCCGTATTTTTGCTGGCCGCTCAAAAACCCGCGCCCGCACCCATTCAGTCCGGCGCGCAGCCAGAAGGCAGGTAA
- the cobM gene encoding precorrin-4 C(11)-methyltransferase yields the protein MDAARQNGTTPGTVTFVGAGPGDPDLITVKGRKAIEQAALVLYAGSLVPREVVACAAPQAMVVDSAPLTLEQCHAMVRATALEGRPVARVHTGDPSLYGALREQAALLDADGIPWQVIPGVTAACAAAAAAGITFTVPEVTQSLIISRLEGRTPVPQREHLHLLAEHKASMAVYLSAASAQALQDELLRSLPAETPVFCAHMVSWPEEQLYWTTLGELAQCITSHNLTRQTVFLVLPAQNSQGAPSRLYAANFSHGYRPARG from the coding sequence ATGGATGCCGCGCGGCAAAACGGGACAACCCCCGGCACAGTAACATTTGTCGGCGCCGGGCCCGGCGACCCAGATCTGATAACCGTCAAGGGCCGCAAGGCCATCGAACAGGCGGCCCTTGTGCTCTACGCGGGCTCGCTGGTGCCGCGCGAGGTGGTGGCCTGCGCCGCGCCGCAGGCCATGGTTGTGGATTCCGCCCCGCTGACGCTTGAGCAGTGCCACGCCATGGTGCGCGCTACCGCCCTTGAGGGCCGCCCCGTGGCTCGAGTGCACACGGGCGATCCCTCGCTGTACGGCGCACTGCGCGAACAGGCGGCACTGCTCGATGCCGACGGCATCCCCTGGCAGGTAATACCTGGGGTTACCGCCGCCTGCGCTGCGGCTGCCGCGGCGGGCATCACCTTTACCGTGCCCGAGGTAACCCAGAGTCTCATCATCAGCCGCCTTGAGGGACGCACCCCGGTGCCGCAGCGCGAGCACCTGCACCTGCTGGCCGAGCACAAGGCATCCATGGCCGTGTACCTTTCCGCCGCTTCGGCCCAGGCCCTGCAGGACGAACTATTGCGCAGCCTGCCTGCGGAGACCCCCGTTTTTTGCGCCCACATGGTCAGCTGGCCCGAGGAGCAGCTGTACTGGACAACCCTGGGCGAGCTTGCCCAGTGCATCACCAGCCACAACCTCACCCGGCAGACGGTTTTTCTTGTGCTGCCTGCGCAAAACAGCCAGGGCGCGCCCTCGCGCCTCTATGCCGCCAATTTTTCACACGGTTACCGGCCAGCTCGGGGCTGA
- a CDS encoding aldehyde dehydrogenase family protein yields the protein MNKVDIQDSYSLFIDGQWKQASDGGTFETFCPANGERLATCAEATREDVDAAVAAATKAWDSWKKVDPISRANLLLKIADIIDANKEHLAMVETLDNGKPIRETMNVDIPFAADHFRYFAGVVRADEGTAVMLDENTMSLVFREPIGVVGQIVPWNFPFLMAAWKLAPVLAAGCCTVFKPSNHTSLSVLELARLIAGVLPKGVFNVITGRGSRSGQFMLEHPGFRKLAFTGSTEVGRQVGLAAAKRIIPATLELGGKSANIYFPDCQWDLAMDGLQMGILFNQGQVCCAGSRVFVHEDIYDQFVAEAVERFNRVKVGLPWDPSTQMGSQIYESHLKAIQLCIEQAKAEGATVLCGGERITDGELAKGCFMRPTLLGNVTNNMRVAQDEIFGPVAVIIKFRTEDEVIAMANDSLYGLGGAVWTRDINRAIRVSRAIETGRMWVNTYNSIPAGAPFGGHKESGIGRETHKAILAHYTQQKNILINLSEKPTGFYP from the coding sequence ATGAACAAAGTTGACATTCAGGATTCGTACTCCCTTTTCATCGACGGCCAGTGGAAACAGGCCTCGGACGGCGGAACCTTTGAAACCTTCTGCCCTGCCAACGGCGAACGGCTGGCAACCTGCGCAGAAGCCACCAGGGAAGACGTGGACGCCGCAGTGGCAGCCGCCACCAAGGCCTGGGACAGCTGGAAAAAGGTTGACCCCATTAGCCGCGCCAATCTGCTGCTGAAGATTGCCGACATCATCGACGCCAACAAAGAGCATCTGGCCATGGTGGAGACGCTGGACAACGGCAAGCCCATCCGGGAAACCATGAATGTGGACATTCCCTTTGCTGCCGACCACTTCCGCTATTTTGCCGGCGTAGTGCGCGCCGATGAAGGCACCGCCGTCATGCTGGACGAAAACACCATGTCGCTGGTTTTCCGCGAACCTATCGGCGTGGTGGGCCAGATTGTGCCGTGGAACTTCCCCTTTCTCATGGCGGCCTGGAAGCTGGCCCCGGTGCTTGCCGCCGGGTGCTGCACCGTGTTCAAACCTTCCAACCACACATCGCTATCTGTGCTGGAATTGGCGCGGCTCATTGCTGGCGTGCTGCCAAAGGGCGTATTCAACGTCATCACGGGTCGGGGTTCCCGTTCCGGCCAGTTCATGCTTGAGCATCCGGGTTTCCGCAAGCTGGCCTTTACCGGTTCCACAGAGGTGGGCCGTCAGGTTGGTCTTGCTGCGGCCAAGCGCATCATCCCCGCCACCCTTGAGCTGGGCGGCAAATCGGCCAACATCTATTTTCCCGATTGCCAGTGGGATCTGGCCATGGACGGCCTGCAGATGGGCATTCTGTTCAATCAGGGGCAGGTGTGCTGCGCAGGGTCGCGCGTATTTGTGCATGAGGACATTTACGACCAGTTTGTGGCCGAAGCGGTGGAGCGCTTTAACCGCGTTAAGGTGGGCCTGCCATGGGATCCCTCAACCCAGATGGGCTCGCAGATTTACGAATCGCACCTCAAGGCCATCCAGCTCTGCATTGAGCAGGCCAAGGCCGAAGGCGCAACCGTGCTCTGCGGCGGCGAGCGCATCACCGATGGCGAGCTTGCCAAGGGCTGCTTTATGCGGCCGACCCTGCTCGGCAACGTCACCAACAACATGCGGGTGGCGCAGGACGAAATCTTTGGTCCTGTAGCGGTGATCATCAAGTTTCGCACTGAAGACGAAGTCATCGCCATGGCCAACGACAGCCTGTACGGCCTTGGCGGCGCTGTGTGGACGCGCGACATCAACAGGGCCATCCGCGTGAGCCGCGCCATCGAGACAGGCCGCATGTGGGTGAATACCTACAACAGCATCCCGGCGGGCGCGCCCTTTGGCGGACACAAGGAATCGGGCATAGGCCGCGAAACGCACAAGGCCATACTTGCGCACTACACGCAGCAAAAAAATATCCTCATCAATCTGTCTGAAAAACCCACCGGCTTCTACCCCTAG